In uncultured Methanobrevibacter sp., the following are encoded in one genomic region:
- a CDS encoding right-handed parallel beta-helix repeat-containing protein, whose protein sequence is MSLSTTFAADDGTVLNTIDNEITFEEDTLTIEEDTDTVNIEEEKVLETDDTSEVVGASATVTNNTFFNYFENDGTLKSDVSSEELVFEGEFSNIPNVHYITINKEIKLTSKNAVLNNISLIVSADQVEVNSFTINTDDASNAIFIADSKNVKIANNIIVFNGVVDDDTACAIYATAADNLTFQSNRVTVTGNKSGNKAVSFVDCMDAVVDDNSFVATLPSSGYQIGVLHFNDQTSNLKFSNNLVDVSGIPDGGYPTSVAIAFAGKNVTLEGNDIYCGDDVYSYAICALGSDSKIINNSIKANSPNYACGVNLEGSSLTLVDNNEIITSSDKAAYGIYSGMTSGGLIGVYSNNNISATGYFAVGVSISSFNETILGNDMDLNGNYTIGVAAGYCSYYDYTTEKMVSIPIVNRLVKDNVIKSAGSNVGSNPTGDWNFVNLESTGITDLAGNLTVQNNNIVTTGDYAIKASGQNVTVSDNYLAGKKGVGDKSVIGDNVTVSGSTPELKTVLTAVDFFTVYDAGDVFYVTAVDENGDPIKNATIVLTYGADMLNVTTNNQGVAAFLIDEWPVGDYLVDIKYDGNATYGPKAIKGFISIAPRVSEIVAPTTVNALVTATKNGYVYTLTLKDDRGNGLAKETVTITFNGKTQTLTTNDLGVIKYKLVSKKAGTQKLTVKFNSNDNYVASTLTATVKITKEKTKLTAAKKTFKAKVKTKKYTVTLKDSKGKAIKKVKVTIKVKGKTYKATTNAKGKAVFKIKNLKKKGTYKAKVTFAGNAYYNKVAKTVKITVKK, encoded by the coding sequence TTGTCTTTAAGTACAACATTTGCAGCCGATGATGGTACTGTTTTAAACACAATAGATAATGAAATAACTTTTGAAGAAGATACTTTAACTATTGAAGAAGACACTGATACAGTTAATATTGAAGAAGAGAAAGTTCTTGAAACTGATGATACCTCAGAGGTTGTTGGTGCAAGTGCTACTGTTACAAATAATACTTTTTTCAATTATTTTGAAAATGATGGTACATTAAAATCTGATGTATCTAGTGAGGAACTTGTTTTTGAAGGTGAATTTTCAAATATTCCTAATGTGCATTATATTACTATTAATAAAGAAATCAAATTGACTAGTAAAAATGCCGTTTTAAATAATATTTCATTAATTGTTAGTGCTGACCAAGTTGAGGTTAATTCATTTACAATTAATACAGATGATGCATCTAATGCCATTTTCATTGCTGATTCTAAAAATGTAAAAATAGCAAATAATATAATCGTTTTCAATGGTGTTGTAGATGATGATACCGCATGTGCAATTTATGCAACTGCAGCTGATAATTTAACTTTCCAATCCAATAGAGTAACTGTAACAGGTAATAAATCCGGTAATAAAGCAGTTAGTTTTGTTGATTGTATGGATGCTGTTGTGGATGATAATTCTTTTGTTGCTACTCTTCCTTCATCTGGATATCAAATTGGTGTTTTGCATTTTAATGATCAAACTTCTAATTTGAAGTTTTCTAATAATCTTGTTGATGTGAGTGGTATTCCTGATGGTGGGTATCCTACTTCTGTTGCTATTGCTTTTGCGGGTAAGAATGTTACTTTAGAGGGTAATGATATTTATTGTGGTGATGATGTTTATTCTTATGCTATTTGTGCTTTAGGTAGTGATTCAAAAATTATTAACAACTCTATTAAAGCAAATTCTCCTAATTATGCTTGTGGTGTTAATTTAGAGGGTAGTTCTCTTACTTTGGTCGATAATAATGAGATTATTACTAGTTCTGATAAAGCTGCTTATGGTATTTATTCTGGTATGACAAGTGGTGGACTTATTGGTGTTTATTCAAACAACAATATTAGTGCTACTGGTTATTTTGCTGTTGGTGTTAGTATTTCATCTTTCAATGAAACTATTCTTGGTAATGATATGGATTTGAATGGTAATTATACTATTGGTGTTGCTGCTGGATATTGTAGTTATTATGATTATACTACTGAAAAAATGGTTTCTATTCCTATTGTAAACAGACTTGTTAAGGATAATGTTATTAAGTCTGCAGGTTCTAATGTGGGTTCTAATCCTACTGGTGATTGGAATTTTGTAAACCTTGAATCAACAGGTATTACAGACCTTGCTGGAAACCTTACAGTTCAAAACAATAATATTGTTACAACAGGGGATTATGCAATTAAAGCAAGTGGTCAAAATGTCACAGTTTCAGATAATTATTTAGCGGGTAAAAAAGGTGTTGGTGATAAATCTGTAATCGGTGACAATGTTACTGTTTCAGGTTCTACTCCTGAATTGAAAACTGTTTTAACTGCTGTTGATTTCTTCACTGTTTATGATGCTGGAGATGTGTTCTATGTTACAGCAGTGGATGAAAATGGTGACCCTATTAAAAACGCAACAATCGTCTTGACTTATGGAGCAGACATGTTAAATGTAACAACAAATAATCAAGGTGTTGCAGCATTTTTAATTGATGAATGGCCTGTTGGAGATTATTTGGTAGATATTAAATATGATGGTAATGCTACCTATGGACCTAAAGCAATTAAAGGTTTTATCAGCATTGCACCAAGGGTCTCTGAAATTGTTGCCCCTACCACTGTTAATGCTTTAGTCACTGCTACTAAAAACGGTTACGTTTACACTTTAACCTTAAAAGATGATCGTGGAAATGGTTTAGCTAAAGAAACCGTTACTATCACATTCAACGGTAAGACTCAAACTCTTACAACTAATGATTTAGGTGTAATCAAGTATAAATTAGTTTCAAAGAAAGCTGGAACTCAAAAATTAACTGTAAAATTCAACAGCAATGACAACTATGTTGCATCCACTTTAACTGCTACAGTTAAAATTACTAAAGAGAAAACCAAACTAACCGCTGCTAAGAAAACATTCAAAGCTAAAGTTAAAACCAAAAAATACACTGTAACTTTAAAAGACAGTAAAGGTAAAGCAATTAAAAAGGTTAAAGTAACCATTAAAGTTAAAGGTAAAACCTACAAAGCAACTACCAATGCTAAAGGTAAAGCTGTCTTCAAAATCAAAAACTTGAAGAAAAAAGGTACCTACAAAGCTAAAGTTACTTTCGCTGGAAACGCTTACTATAACAAAGTTGCCAAAACTGTTAAAATTACAGTTAAAAAATAG
- the dnaJ gene encoding molecular chaperone DnaJ translates to MADKRDYYEVLGVDKNADEKTIKKAYRKLARKYHPDVCDEPDAEDKFKEVSEAYAVLSDDEKRQRYDQFGHAGMDGFTAEDFYQNVNFEDIFQGFDIGNIFDMFGFGGGSRSRGRTGPQRGSDIYTEVPITLEEAFNGCEKEIKITRSELCPTCHGSKSKPGSDPETCTTCGGTGQIKEVSNTFLGQMVNVRPCRECGGTGKIITDPCEDCHGKGSKRKTKTIKIEIPEGVDEGNHLRVSGEGNCGEAAGLEGDLIVTVHVKRDKRFTREGDHLYFEQQVSFPQAALGDVLSIPTIEGKEVEFKITPGTQSGTVFKLKGQGMNSVRHSGRGNMYVTVTVVVPKKLSSKQKKILEEFAEVSGDEIKHVKKGLFDRVKDAM, encoded by the coding sequence ATGGCAGACAAGCGAGATTATTATGAAGTTTTAGGCGTTGACAAGAACGCTGATGAAAAAACAATCAAAAAAGCTTATCGTAAATTAGCCAGAAAATACCATCCGGACGTTTGTGATGAACCAGATGCGGAAGATAAGTTTAAAGAAGTAAGTGAAGCTTACGCTGTCTTGTCTGATGATGAAAAACGTCAAAGGTATGATCAGTTCGGTCATGCAGGAATGGATGGATTTACTGCTGAAGACTTCTATCAGAACGTGAACTTCGAGGACATATTCCAAGGATTCGACATCGGAAACATATTCGACATGTTCGGTTTCGGTGGAGGAAGCCGTTCCAGAGGAAGAACCGGACCACAAAGAGGTTCAGACATATATACTGAAGTTCCAATCACCCTTGAAGAGGCATTCAACGGTTGTGAAAAGGAAATCAAAATCACAAGAAGCGAACTTTGTCCTACATGCCACGGTTCAAAGTCAAAACCTGGAAGCGACCCTGAAACATGTACCACATGTGGAGGAACAGGACAAATCAAGGAAGTCAGCAACACTTTCCTAGGCCAAATGGTTAATGTAAGGCCATGTAGGGAATGTGGAGGAACCGGTAAGATAATCACAGACCCTTGTGAAGACTGTCATGGTAAGGGAAGCAAAAGAAAAACAAAAACTATCAAAATCGAAATTCCTGAAGGAGTTGACGAAGGCAACCACTTAAGGGTTTCCGGTGAAGGAAACTGCGGAGAGGCTGCAGGCCTTGAAGGTGATTTGATAGTGACCGTCCATGTCAAAAGGGATAAGAGATTCACCCGTGAAGGTGATCACCTATACTTTGAACAGCAAGTAAGTTTCCCGCAGGCGGCATTGGGTGATGTTTTAAGCATACCAACCATTGAGGGAAAAGAGGTTGAATTTAAGATAACTCCAGGAACACAAAGCGGTACAGTATTCAAATTAAAAGGACAAGGAATGAATTCCGTAAGGCATTCAGGTAGAGGAAACATGTACGTTACCGTTACAGTAGTTGTTCCTAAAAAATTAAGTTCAAAACAGAAAAAGATACTTGAGGAATTCGCTGAAGTCAGCGGAGATGAAATCAAGCATGTTAAAAAAGGACTCTTCGACAGGGTCAAGGATGCAATGTAA